In Montipora capricornis isolate CH-2021 chromosome 4, ASM3666992v2, whole genome shotgun sequence, a single genomic region encodes these proteins:
- the LOC138045177 gene encoding uncharacterized protein, translating into MAASPVHSSHLTLVVVLHLVFSIVAIAFLSYKVYFPDNELSSKVYHLEKQLFSIREEISLAGTSYGVTTVPSPTSKPTAAKFYRNERYRRTGRKDPKSGSDDEIRAECVKNVLNNLQVTDIAVNGTWKLVCVRGPTGPAGAPGEPGPRGSTGTPGSRGRRGRKGTDGRTGPRGPPGALGLPGPPGVPGPRGSPGPPGNGKTGPRGPPGALGLPGPPGVPGSRGSPGPPGNGKTGKPGIPGTSANETFVENLVKKMMVTMFGPPRFTTKIPSPVSVREGENLSLEISVSGNPAPKITWSVHGRDYGDKSRFNITDKIFEIRGVRFEDQGMITCRAENLFGIQETKVDLVVLGAPRFPKSPPGQVVGYLGKETKLQCNVLGNPTPEVNWARSPATPLPHNRTVTSKDSLLITSTAVGDGGIYFCTATNKYGMIIHGTFLKAKPIESPVFTSKPATLITVPNIRDSVRVNCSAKGLPLPQITWYKDNVIINSTTNITTDQVTSEYEISQFEPSDQATYKCVVRNEYGDTITAAARIVLPNCDHPGKPNNAIVISTNHWSGGYVRYLCHPGYTMFGQAVRKCLPSGQWSGDMPPTCTDKPECLRHTTIDDQTRYYAWYFSASGYKCDQHLTEGWYRFLFFASMATSYNSGSTRYCDAWFRGWLTGSHPTVSDGIVNRKVCFGRTSSCHYSTYIKVRNCGKFYVYKLKPTPTCILRYCTNW; encoded by the exons ATGGCGGCATCTCCTGTTCATTCAAGTCATCTCACTTTAGTAGTGGTGCTTCATCTTGTTTTTTCAATCGTTGCCATTGCTTTCCTATCGTATAAAGTTTATTTCCCGGATAACGAGCTCTCGAGCAAAGTTTATCATTTGGAGAAACAACTTTTTTCAATTCGTGAGGAGATATCCCTCGCAGGGACGAGTTATGGCGTAACTACGGTTCCATCGCCAACTTCAAAGCCCACAGCTGCGAAATTCTATAGAAATGAGCGATACCGTCGGACTGGCAGAAAAGATCCTAAATCAGGCTCTGATGACGAGATTCGTGCAGAATGCGTCAAAAATGTACTCAACAATCTGCAG GTAACCGACATCGCTGTCAACGGGACttggaaacttgtttgcgtGAGAG GTCCCACGGGTCCCGCAGGAGCACCAGGAGAACCAGGTCCTCGAGGTAGCACAGGAACACCAGGTTCACGTGGTCGTCGTGGTCGCAAAGGCACTGACGGAAGAACAG GTCCCAGAGGTCCCCCAGGTGCGCTTGGTCTACCAGGTCCACCAGGAGTACCAGGTCCACGCGGTAGCCCAGGACCACCAGGGAATGGAAAAACAG GTCCCAGAGGTCCCCCCGGTGCGCTTGGTCTACCAGGTCCACCAGGAGTACCAGGTTCCCGCGGTAGCCCAGGACCACCAGGGAATGGAAAAACAGGTAAACCAGGGATTCCAGGAACAAGTGCAAATGAAACGTTTGTTGAAAATCTGGTGAAGAAAATGATGGTCACAATGTTTG GTCCTCCTCGATTTACAACTAAGATTCCATCGCCCGTTTCTGTGAGAGAGGGAGAAAATCTGTCACTTGAAATTTCTGTGTCCGGTAATCCAGCTCCAAAGATCACGTGGTCAGTGCATGGGAGAGACTACGGGGATAAAAGCCGATTTAACATTACTGATAAAATCTTCGAGATTAGGGGAGTCCGCTTCGAAGATCAGGGAATGATCACGTGCCGAGCTGAAAATTTGTTTGGTATCCAAGAAACAAAAGTAGACCTTGTTGTTTTAG GTGCCCCACGGTTTCCCAAGTCTCCACCGGGTCAAGTCGTTGGTTATTTGGGCAAAGAGACGAAGCTGCAATGTAATGTTCTTGGTAACCCAACCCCTGAGGTGAACTGGGCCAGATCACCGGCAACACCATTACCTCATAACCGAACTGTGACCAGTAAAGACAGTCTTTTAATCACCAGCACTGCGGTCGGTGATGGTGGAATCTATTTCTGTACAGCAACAAACAAATATGGGATGATTATTCACGGAACTTTCCTTAAAGCGAAACCAATTG AATCTCCTGTTTTCACCTCTAAGCCGGCGACTTTAATCACAGTACCCAACATTAGAGATTCTGTACGAGTCAACTGCTCTGCCAAAGGATTGCCTCTACCGCAGATCACGTGGTACAAGGATAACGTCATAATAAATTCCACCACTAATATCACCACAGATCAAGTGACCAGCGAGTATGAAATTAGTCAGTTTGAGCCCTCGGATCAGGCAACATACAAATGTGTTGTTCGCAATGAATACGGCGACACAATAACTGCAGCTGCAAGGATTG TTCTACCCAACTGTGACCATCCAGGCAAACCAAACAATGCAATTGTTATCAGCACGAATCATTGGTCAGGGGGATATGTCAGATATCTCTGTCATCCAGGATATACAATGTTTGGTCAAGCTGTTAGGAAGTGTCTTCCCAGCGGACAGTGGAGCGGAGATATGCCGCCAACAT GTACTGATAAACCAGAATGTCTTCGTCACACGACGATTGATGATCAAACGAGATATTATGCCTGGTATTTTAGCGCAAGTGGTTATAAGTGTGACCAGCATCTAACAGAGGGCTGGTACAGGTTTTTGTTCTTTGCATCAATGGCCACAAGTTATAACAGTGGAAGTACCCGCTACTGTGACGCCTGGTTTCGAGGGTGGTTAACCGGAAGTCATCCAACCGTTTCAGATGGCATTGTCAATCGAAAAGTTTGTTTTGGGCGCACATCGAGTTGTCACTACTCGACTTACATCAAGGTCCGAAACTGTGGGAAATTCTACGTCTACAAACTGAAACCCACACCAACTTGTATCCTTCGTTATTGCACCAATTGGTGA